In Deltaproteobacteria bacterium, the following are encoded in one genomic region:
- a CDS encoding 1-acyl-sn-glycerol-3-phosphate acyltransferase, translated as MWPRVCVADRIIRPMKDWLSISEGSAMRFIKGLYFWVVAFTVTIILFTLLSIAHAMATLRGRGADGRAAHKFAALWGRLMIYLMPGWSCEVDGKEYLPRDYQPMVIVANHESMSDIWAIYFLGIQFRWLSKDAVFRIPVIGQAMRWSNYVSVDRSSRQSGIEALAESAKRIKQGLSMFFFPEGTRSLDGVIKPFKNGAFKLARDEGVSVLPIAIHGAGAMLPKHSWIPGRARIKIKVLPPQPAPPADADLEAYGEAIRQQIIGAHDSLVAAKADV; from the coding sequence ATGTGGCCGCGCGTCTGCGTGGCTGACAGAATCATTAGACCAATGAAGGATTGGCTAAGTATTAGCGAAGGATCAGCGATGCGCTTTATTAAAGGCTTATATTTTTGGGTCGTTGCCTTCACGGTAACGATCATACTCTTCACACTGCTCAGCATCGCTCATGCGATGGCGACATTGCGCGGTCGCGGCGCCGATGGTCGCGCCGCTCATAAATTTGCGGCTTTGTGGGGCAGGCTGATGATCTATTTGATGCCTGGGTGGAGTTGCGAAGTCGATGGCAAGGAGTATTTACCTCGTGACTATCAGCCGATGGTCATCGTGGCCAATCACGAAAGCATGTCCGACATCTGGGCCATTTATTTTCTTGGCATTCAGTTTCGCTGGTTAAGTAAAGATGCCGTGTTCCGTATCCCGGTGATTGGACAGGCTATGCGATGGTCCAACTACGTTTCGGTAGACCGCAGTAGCCGGCAGAGCGGGATCGAAGCTTTGGCCGAGAGCGCTAAACGCATCAAGCAAGGACTGTCGATGTTCTTCTTTCCTGAGGGGACACGGTCTCTTGATGGTGTCATTAAGCCTTTTAAAAACGGTGCATTTAAACTCGCAAGGGACGAGGGAGTATCGGTGCTTCCCATTGCCATACATGGCGCAGGGGCTATGCTACCCAAACACTCTTGGATACCAGGGCGCGCACGCATCAAAATCAAAGTGCTGCCGCCACAACCGGCACCTCCTGCCGACGCTGACCTCGAGGCCTACGGCGAAGCTATCCGGCAGCAGATCATCGGCGCTCATGATTCTCTGGTAGCAGCAAAAGCTGACGTCTAG
- the coaBC gene encoding bifunctional phosphopantothenoylcysteine decarboxylase/phosphopantothenate--cysteine ligase CoaBC, which yields MNFNSDLTVDRRSDALTGRQIDVVVSGSIGSVEAVKFIRSLRRLGAAVTPWLTSGGAQFVTPLALAWAAGRDVRQAFTGDASHIALGDACVVAPASANLLGKCANGITDTPATALIASYLGSRKPVLILPNMHDSLAQAPAVMKNRETLAANGAQLLAARVEEGKQKFPEPAVLADEVAHRLNRHAAKEAAVLVTLGTTRGYIDDVRYLSNYSTGTLGSLIAEELYRCGIATHVVCGPCPRQPKSYTSLAAVATNEEMTAAASAAIASGADAAVLAASVLDFTPEHRASGKIPSSANSKLSLNLVRTPKIIAGINPRSGIKVGFKLETDLTATRAEALALDYFAKYQLSLMVINDLSQVDATRHQAYVASYSDARAGKGRLELQLLDGKNAVAEAVAGHVAARLRG from the coding sequence ATGAACTTCAACAGTGACTTGACGGTGGATAGACGCTCCGATGCGTTGACCGGCCGTCAGATCGATGTGGTCGTATCCGGTTCCATCGGCTCGGTGGAAGCGGTGAAATTCATTCGTAGTTTGCGTCGGCTGGGCGCCGCAGTGACCCCTTGGCTCACCAGTGGCGGCGCGCAGTTTGTGACGCCTCTTGCACTCGCCTGGGCAGCCGGGCGTGACGTGCGACAGGCGTTTACCGGTGACGCCTCGCACATAGCTCTGGGCGATGCCTGTGTGGTCGCGCCTGCGTCGGCTAATCTCCTCGGTAAATGCGCCAACGGGATCACAGACACACCAGCGACGGCCCTGATTGCCTCCTACCTCGGCAGCCGCAAGCCAGTGCTTATCCTTCCGAACATGCACGACAGTTTGGCTCAGGCCCCGGCGGTCATGAAAAACCGCGAGACTCTTGCCGCCAACGGAGCTCAGTTGCTCGCGGCGCGAGTCGAAGAGGGGAAACAAAAGTTCCCCGAACCAGCTGTGCTCGCCGATGAGGTAGCTCATCGGCTGAATCGTCACGCGGCCAAAGAGGCTGCAGTTTTAGTCACGCTAGGTACGACGCGCGGCTACATCGATGACGTCCGCTATCTTTCGAACTATTCGACAGGAACCTTAGGGTCACTGATCGCTGAAGAGCTTTATCGGTGCGGCATCGCAACACATGTCGTCTGTGGCCCGTGTCCGCGCCAGCCGAAGTCATACACCTCGCTGGCTGCGGTGGCCACGAACGAAGAAATGACAGCTGCGGCCAGCGCGGCCATAGCATCGGGGGCTGATGCGGCGGTATTAGCAGCATCGGTCCTAGACTTCACACCGGAGCATCGAGCCAGCGGCAAAATCCCCAGCAGCGCTAACTCTAAGCTCAGCCTCAATTTGGTGCGCACACCGAAGATCATCGCCGGCATCAATCCCCGTTCGGGCATCAAAGTCGGTTTCAAATTGGAAACAGACCTCACCGCGACACGCGCAGAAGCTTTGGCGCTTGATTACTTCGCTAAATATCAGCTCAGCTTGATGGTTATCAACGACCTGTCTCAAGTTGATGCCACGAGGCACCAGGCCTACGTTGCCAGCTATAGTGACGCGCGTGCGGGCAAGGGACGCCTAGAATTGCAATTGCTAGACGGCAAGAACGCTGTCGCCGAGGCCGTTGCGGGCCATGTGGCCGCGCGTCTGCGTGGCTGA
- a CDS encoding pyruvate carboxylase, with protein sequence MTAHAAHPPFKRLLVANRGEIAVRILRAATELNIRTVAIYSHEDRFSLYRFKADEAYKIGTPGKPIACYLDAANIVAKAKEWGVDAIHPGYGFLSENAEFARLCGEAGIKFIGPTPDVLAAFGDKVTARAIAKAAGVPVIPGSEKPLTSLADAHLEAKAIGYPVMLKAVSGGGGKGIRMLHAPAELDEAFQRAQSEAATNFGRADLYLEKMIVKPKHIEVQLLGDVHGQIVHLFERDCSVQRRNQKVVEVAPALGVSAATRERLCEYALRLARQVGYSCLGTVEFLLAADESAYFLEINPRIQVEHTVTEMITGVDLVQASILVAAGIPLQDPRIGIASQDSIVQRGAAIQCRLTTEDPTNNFAPDTGEIIAFRPGCGFGIRLDEGQATAGGVITPYYDSLLVKVISWAPNLSGAAAKMERSLSEFRIRGVKHNLALLKNVVSHPVFLASAATTSFFDDHPEVFKVTKARDRATKMLRYLADVTVNNPHELSSRMPQSAVEPLLPERGHVQGNGQEATPPTARDVYKQGGMTALRQWFSRQSSLQLTDTTMRDAHQSLFATRLRTRDMIRVAPFYRDFGHRFFSLEVWGGATFDTSLRFLREDPWQRLAAMRELVPHTFLQMLLRGDNAVGYTNYPEWVIRDFIRLTVDAGLDIFRIFDCFNQPDKMRIAVDEVKKRGAIAEVCLCYTGNVIAASNTKYTLAYYLNVAREIAAMGADILCIKDMAGLLRPQAARVLIKALRETVDLPIHLHTHDTAGVGVATLLEAANAGCEVVDGAVSSMAGLTSQPSLNGVVAAMAGDRRCPEVPLAVLDELARYWQVVRQMYSDFDPGLQSTSTDVYEHEIPGGQYSNLYEQARRVGVSPHDFHALTKRYREVNEAFGDLIKVTPSSKVVGDMALLLQKQGLTGPEWLAKRPHLDYPDSVLGLMRGDLGTPYGGIPAAVKSLVLGAGASATAAKASRPETPAEDSFASCESTLANRLGCPVGEREVLTYRLYPKVYLDYLRHREAFGDLSDLPTPVFFHGLRQAQEFEADLEPGKTLVISLAGVSDPDTNGKRSVFFNLNGFPRVIEVHDQADSSGGSGRLKADPLSPGHIAATMSGKVQSVSAKEGQLVKVGDPLLVVEAMKMEYLITAKADGTVAAVHVRPGDVITSGDLLVALA encoded by the coding sequence ATGACTGCACACGCCGCGCATCCCCCCTTTAAACGCCTGTTAGTGGCTAATCGAGGCGAGATAGCGGTCCGCATACTGCGGGCCGCAACTGAGCTAAATATTCGCACCGTGGCCATTTATTCCCACGAGGACCGTTTCAGTCTTTACCGCTTCAAGGCTGACGAGGCCTATAAGATTGGGACGCCCGGGAAACCGATTGCTTGTTATCTTGACGCTGCAAATATCGTAGCCAAGGCCAAAGAGTGGGGCGTTGACGCGATCCATCCCGGCTACGGTTTTCTCTCCGAGAACGCGGAGTTCGCGCGGCTGTGCGGCGAGGCAGGGATCAAGTTCATCGGTCCTACGCCTGACGTGCTAGCGGCATTCGGTGACAAGGTCACGGCACGAGCGATAGCCAAGGCGGCCGGCGTACCCGTTATTCCCGGGTCGGAAAAGCCGCTCACATCCCTGGCCGATGCCCACCTGGAGGCCAAAGCCATCGGCTATCCTGTGATGCTCAAAGCCGTGTCGGGCGGCGGCGGTAAGGGCATCCGGATGCTGCATGCGCCAGCCGAACTAGACGAGGCGTTTCAAAGGGCCCAGTCCGAGGCAGCGACTAATTTCGGCCGTGCAGATCTCTACTTGGAAAAGATGATCGTTAAGCCGAAGCACATCGAGGTGCAGCTGCTGGGCGATGTGCATGGTCAGATCGTACATTTATTCGAGCGCGATTGTTCGGTACAGCGCCGCAATCAAAAAGTCGTCGAGGTGGCACCTGCTCTCGGTGTCAGCGCCGCGACGCGTGAACGTCTCTGTGAGTATGCACTGCGCTTGGCGCGCCAGGTTGGTTATAGCTGCCTTGGGACGGTAGAGTTCCTGTTGGCTGCCGATGAATCGGCCTATTTCCTAGAGATTAATCCACGGATTCAAGTTGAGCACACCGTGACCGAGATGATCACTGGTGTGGATTTAGTCCAAGCGTCCATACTTGTGGCGGCGGGTATACCGCTCCAAGATCCGCGCATAGGCATTGCGTCACAGGACTCTATTGTCCAACGTGGTGCCGCGATTCAATGCCGTTTAACAACCGAGGATCCGACCAATAATTTTGCCCCTGATACTGGGGAAATTATTGCATTCAGACCAGGTTGTGGCTTCGGGATCAGGCTGGATGAAGGACAAGCTACGGCGGGAGGTGTGATCACACCGTACTACGATTCTCTGTTGGTCAAGGTCATTTCTTGGGCGCCTAATCTCAGCGGGGCCGCAGCCAAGATGGAACGCAGCTTATCCGAGTTTCGCATTCGCGGTGTTAAGCACAACTTGGCACTACTGAAAAATGTAGTGTCGCATCCGGTTTTTCTCGCGTCCGCAGCAACCACCAGTTTTTTTGATGATCATCCCGAAGTCTTTAAAGTCACCAAAGCACGTGATCGCGCGACAAAGATGTTGCGGTACCTGGCGGATGTGACGGTCAACAACCCGCACGAATTGTCATCACGCATGCCTCAGTCAGCGGTCGAGCCGCTTTTACCTGAGCGTGGTCATGTCCAAGGTAACGGACAAGAAGCGACGCCGCCCACGGCGCGCGATGTTTATAAACAAGGAGGGATGACCGCTCTCAGGCAGTGGTTCAGCCGCCAGAGCTCGCTGCAACTCACAGATACGACCATGCGTGACGCACACCAGTCGCTATTTGCGACGCGGCTCCGCACGCGTGATATGATACGAGTTGCGCCTTTTTATCGTGATTTTGGGCATCGCTTCTTCTCGCTCGAGGTTTGGGGTGGTGCGACTTTCGACACGTCTTTGAGATTTTTAAGGGAAGACCCCTGGCAGCGTCTTGCCGCCATGCGTGAGCTAGTGCCGCACACGTTCCTGCAGATGCTGCTGCGCGGCGACAATGCCGTCGGGTATACCAACTATCCCGAGTGGGTCATCCGTGATTTTATACGTCTGACTGTTGATGCTGGACTCGATATCTTTAGAATATTTGATTGTTTCAACCAGCCAGACAAAATGCGGATCGCCGTTGATGAAGTGAAAAAACGCGGCGCCATAGCCGAGGTTTGTCTCTGCTACACTGGTAACGTGATTGCTGCCTCGAATACTAAGTATACGTTGGCCTACTATCTGAATGTCGCCCGCGAAATTGCAGCCATGGGCGCCGACATACTTTGTATCAAAGACATGGCGGGTCTTCTGAGGCCGCAGGCGGCGCGCGTGCTCATCAAGGCCCTGCGCGAGACGGTCGATTTGCCCATCCATCTGCACACTCACGACACGGCGGGTGTCGGTGTCGCTACCTTGCTTGAGGCGGCCAATGCCGGTTGTGAAGTTGTCGATGGCGCTGTGAGCTCGATGGCAGGTTTAACGTCGCAGCCTTCGCTCAATGGTGTCGTTGCAGCGATGGCAGGTGATCGTCGGTGCCCCGAGGTGCCCCTAGCAGTGCTCGACGAGCTCGCGCGCTACTGGCAAGTCGTCAGACAGATGTATAGTGATTTCGATCCCGGTCTCCAGTCGACTTCGACTGATGTTTATGAACATGAGATTCCAGGTGGGCAGTACAGTAATCTTTATGAGCAGGCACGGCGCGTCGGCGTGAGTCCGCACGACTTTCACGCGCTGACTAAACGCTACCGTGAAGTGAACGAGGCATTTGGTGATCTTATCAAGGTGACGCCGTCATCCAAAGTTGTCGGTGATATGGCTTTGCTACTGCAAAAGCAGGGTTTAACTGGTCCCGAGTGGCTAGCCAAGAGGCCGCACCTGGATTACCCGGATTCTGTTTTGGGGCTGATGCGGGGAGACTTGGGGACGCCGTACGGAGGAATACCCGCCGCAGTGAAGTCTCTAGTCCTAGGGGCAGGCGCTAGTGCGACTGCGGCCAAGGCGTCACGACCTGAGACGCCAGCCGAGGACTCTTTTGCTAGTTGCGAAAGTACTTTGGCTAACCGCCTTGGGTGTCCGGTCGGTGAGCGCGAGGTGCTTACCTACCGGCTGTACCCTAAGGTCTACCTCGACTATTTACGGCATCGTGAGGCCTTCGGTGACCTTAGCGATTTACCGACGCCGGTATTTTTCCACGGTTTAAGGCAAGCCCAAGAGTTCGAGGCAGACTTGGAACCAGGTAAGACACTCGTGATTTCCCTGGCCGGCGTCTCAGACCCTGATACTAACGGGAAGCGCTCGGTATTCTTTAACCTAAATGGGTTTCCGCGAGTCATCGAGGTCCACGACCAAGCGGATAGCAGTGGGGGCAGCGGCCGCCTGAAGGCCGATCCCTTGAGTCCTGGGCATATTGCCGCAACCATGTCAGGTAAAGTGCAGTCAGTCAGTGCCAAAGAGGGGCAATTGGTCAAAGTCGGTGATCCATTACTTGTGGTAGAAGCGATGAAGATGGAGTATCTGATCACCGCCAAGGCGGACGGCACCGTCGCCGCAGTTCATGTCAGACCTGGTGATGTGATTACGAGCGGTGACCTGCTGGTGGCTTTAGCGTAG
- a CDS encoding GNAT family N-acetyltransferase: MRDDVTVEALSTETEDYVKDLIRRNLAGYEEAGSVLAATFRRLTNLLRVYSGEGAKCFVLRDKKSQECIGFAGLGPLHGLSPSEGLGEVRDLVIEESHRGRGYGGFVLQHCIDAARQLGYRRLYLETTPQMERAQKLFVSFGFRPVTQAQASDSAPKNKEGVPGYFILENL; encoded by the coding sequence ATGCGTGACGATGTGACTGTAGAAGCACTATCTACTGAGACCGAAGACTACGTCAAAGACCTCATCCGGCGTAACTTGGCTGGCTATGAGGAGGCTGGCTCCGTTCTTGCTGCGACCTTCCGACGCCTGACCAATTTGCTACGCGTTTATAGTGGTGAAGGTGCCAAATGTTTTGTGCTACGGGATAAAAAATCCCAGGAATGCATTGGCTTTGCTGGACTCGGACCACTGCACGGATTGTCCCCGTCAGAGGGGCTGGGTGAGGTACGGGATCTGGTGATCGAAGAAAGCCACCGTGGTCGTGGCTACGGCGGATTTGTTTTGCAGCATTGCATAGATGCGGCTCGCCAGCTCGGCTATCGGCGGCTGTACTTAGAGACCACACCACAAATGGAGCGCGCGCAGAAGCTGTTTGTTAGTTTCGGCTTCCGGCCCGTCACCCAGGCCCAAGCAAGCGATAGCGCCCCCAAGAATAAAGAGGGCGTACCTGGATACTTTATCCTTGAGAATCTTTAG
- a CDS encoding ATP-dependent 6-phosphofructokinase, producing MTKKRLKLALCTGGGDCPGLNAAIRAVVHTAVKSHGAQIVGVRSGLTGLLHVESVKNLTVADTDGILELGGTILGTNNQGSPFRDPHQAATTLAAIQKNWRRLKLDGMIVIGGDGTQFMAKRLSMSGLNIIGIPKTIDNDLMGTDQTIGFSTAVDIATEAACRLRTSAAAHDRIMILEVMGRDGGHIALASALASGADACLIPEIPFANESLLKHVKQRQKDGRNHYLMVVAEGSTEIGGNQLYAAANGSAKVLGGMGQYVANVLHAGTGRDVRVAVLGHIQRGGSPNADDRILASMLGVQATQMAITGAFGSIVGLRGGKLVTIPYKTLTHKRRSIQLDDATIATAEAMDICLGR from the coding sequence ATGACAAAAAAACGTTTAAAATTGGCCCTTTGTACCGGCGGTGGCGACTGTCCTGGCCTCAATGCGGCTATTCGGGCGGTGGTCCATACTGCCGTAAAATCTCATGGTGCTCAGATAGTTGGCGTGCGTTCCGGGTTAACCGGACTGCTGCACGTCGAAAGTGTCAAAAATCTGACAGTGGCGGACACCGACGGTATTCTTGAGTTGGGGGGTACAATCCTAGGCACCAACAACCAAGGGAGCCCTTTTCGCGACCCACACCAGGCCGCCACAACTCTTGCCGCTATCCAGAAAAATTGGCGACGCCTTAAGTTGGACGGCATGATCGTCATCGGTGGCGACGGTACGCAGTTCATGGCTAAAAGATTATCGATGAGTGGCCTAAATATCATCGGTATACCAAAGACGATCGATAACGACCTCATGGGTACCGATCAGACGATCGGCTTTTCGACAGCAGTGGATATTGCGACCGAGGCAGCATGCCGCCTCAGAACTTCAGCAGCAGCGCATGACCGCATCATGATCCTTGAAGTGATGGGACGTGATGGTGGCCACATCGCCCTAGCCTCTGCGCTTGCATCAGGAGCTGACGCCTGTCTTATTCCGGAAATTCCTTTCGCCAACGAATCGTTACTAAAGCACGTGAAGCAGCGGCAGAAAGACGGACGAAACCATTACCTCATGGTCGTCGCCGAAGGTTCGACGGAGATCGGCGGCAATCAGCTCTACGCGGCCGCCAACGGCAGCGCCAAGGTCCTCGGAGGGATGGGCCAATATGTCGCCAACGTGTTACATGCAGGTACAGGCCGCGATGTCCGCGTAGCCGTGCTAGGTCACATCCAACGCGGTGGTTCGCCCAATGCCGACGACCGGATCTTGGCCAGCATGCTAGGAGTCCAAGCGACGCAAATGGCTATTACGGGCGCCTTCGGCAGCATTGTTGGCCTGCGTGGCGGTAAGTTAGTTACGATTCCGTATAAGACGCTCACTCACAAGCGTCGTTCCATCCAACTCGATGACGCAACAATAGCTACAGCCGAGGCAATGGATATTTGCCTCGGCCGTTAA
- a CDS encoding tetratricopeptide repeat protein: protein MTLSTEDRMAGNDDNLPKRLLLVDDDTSTAALIEEGLQRQHITLDKAASLDTALYYFNQTRYDVVLISLEFKPMQGLVLVQRWRAHEIPDRRCIGFIMVTGNKITDSNTGLIKELGDLEILPKPFSVIQLLPVLQRAMMTRRRLLAFQDLKDKVLTYYAKTNDLGKSIEAVKKRLPELGNKGISVLYGLYEKAERYEDALNLIGPLSDREPNNATLLNAKATMLMHLGRFDEAKPLLEKLDQMAPQNIARIEQLTDAYLELNQPDDGVNKMKEMMTLSPDQPDLKFEMFSKLYDHGYDSHAIALGKETTTPMEIVRFYNNKGVVLSKSNEIDKALTEYDHALKFYPQFKKNYLIYFNVALAHMHTKTIEGYEKAQKSLKQCLQLEPTYDKARQAMEQVEKVLQQHKKAS from the coding sequence ATGACCCTCTCAACGGAGGATCGGATGGCGGGCAATGACGACAATTTGCCGAAGCGACTGCTGTTAGTAGACGACGATACGTCTACTGCTGCCCTTATTGAGGAAGGACTGCAGCGTCAGCACATCACTCTCGACAAAGCTGCATCACTGGATACGGCTCTCTATTACTTTAATCAAACGCGCTATGACGTGGTCCTCATCTCCCTGGAATTTAAGCCTATGCAGGGACTCGTCCTCGTCCAGCGTTGGCGAGCCCACGAAATTCCCGATCGCCGTTGTATTGGATTCATCATGGTGACGGGGAATAAGATCACCGACTCCAATACCGGACTCATCAAGGAGCTGGGTGACCTTGAGATTCTGCCGAAGCCATTTTCTGTGATTCAATTACTGCCTGTGCTTCAAAGAGCCATGATGACGCGTAGGCGTCTTTTAGCGTTCCAGGATCTTAAGGATAAAGTGTTGACCTACTACGCTAAGACCAATGACCTCGGGAAGTCCATTGAAGCGGTCAAGAAAAGACTGCCAGAACTCGGCAACAAGGGCATCTCTGTTCTATACGGTCTTTACGAAAAGGCTGAGCGCTACGAGGATGCGCTGAATCTCATAGGCCCACTCTCGGACCGCGAACCGAATAATGCGACGCTTTTAAATGCGAAAGCTACGATGCTGATGCATCTCGGACGTTTTGATGAGGCAAAGCCGCTGCTCGAAAAGCTTGATCAGATGGCACCACAAAACATCGCGCGCATCGAGCAGTTGACGGACGCTTATTTAGAGCTGAATCAGCCCGACGACGGCGTCAATAAAATGAAGGAAATGATGACTCTTAGCCCTGACCAGCCCGATCTCAAGTTTGAGATGTTTTCAAAACTCTACGATCACGGGTACGACAGCCATGCGATCGCTCTTGGTAAAGAAACGACGACGCCGATGGAAATCGTACGTTTCTATAACAATAAGGGCGTCGTCCTGTCGAAAAGTAACGAAATCGATAAGGCCCTCACCGAGTACGACCACGCACTCAAATTCTACCCGCAGTTCAAGAAAAACTATCTGATTTACTTCAATGTTGCCCTAGCACATATGCATACAAAGACTATCGAGGGCTACGAAAAAGCCCAAAAAAGTTTGAAGCAATGCCTGCAGCTTGAGCCCACTTACGACAAGGCACGCCAGGCCATGGAGCAAGTCGAAAAGGTGCTCCAGCAGCACAAAAAGGCGAGCTGA
- a CDS encoding succinylglutamate desuccinylase — translation MTADIEKQLSRFDDFFTDSGSNLNQQVAFERLTDYAWLVKPRRTGVSLPKGKDIGLVLMGITHGNEWAGAAVINDTLAHIAAGSINLDIPVAFVLGNPRAARQNKRFVDRDLNRSFARHDASTLEDRRALELMPILERTAYILDFHQTTRRSDRPFFIFPHSAKSHAFARQIMPRLTIVTHWGKPFSAEGMCTDEFVNSRGGTGISIELGQNGLDSYQIAVGVDAAIWSIRAAALNCAGDVDALAARTRLATPEIYTWASTLPWPEAGFVDLVEGLDNFRSVELGERLGAVDDRPLLAPAAGRILFPKYLTRQQQSQQSSRPTEVLRIMRQITGADLPP, via the coding sequence ATGACGGCGGATATCGAAAAGCAGCTAAGCCGCTTTGATGATTTCTTCACGGATTCAGGCTCAAACTTGAATCAGCAAGTGGCGTTTGAAAGGCTCACGGATTACGCTTGGCTCGTGAAGCCGCGGCGCACCGGAGTCAGCCTGCCCAAAGGTAAGGACATAGGATTGGTGCTCATGGGTATCACCCATGGTAACGAGTGGGCCGGCGCCGCCGTGATCAATGACACCTTGGCCCATATTGCTGCAGGCAGTATCAATCTCGATATTCCCGTGGCCTTTGTGCTCGGTAATCCCCGGGCTGCGCGCCAGAATAAGCGCTTTGTCGATCGCGATCTTAACCGCAGTTTCGCGCGCCACGATGCGTCTACGCTTGAGGACCGCCGTGCCCTTGAGTTGATGCCTATCTTGGAGCGTACAGCCTATATCCTCGACTTTCACCAGACGACGCGCCGCAGCGATCGGCCGTTCTTCATCTTTCCCCACAGTGCCAAGAGCCATGCCTTTGCACGCCAGATCATGCCGCGACTCACCATCGTGACGCATTGGGGCAAACCATTTTCTGCCGAAGGCATGTGTACCGATGAATTTGTGAATAGTCGGGGTGGCACCGGTATATCGATTGAGCTGGGCCAAAACGGCCTCGATAGCTACCAAATTGCTGTCGGTGTCGACGCTGCTATCTGGAGTATCAGGGCGGCAGCGCTCAACTGTGCTGGCGATGTAGACGCTCTTGCGGCCCGCACGAGACTTGCGACGCCAGAGATTTACACCTGGGCATCCACCCTGCCCTGGCCCGAAGCCGGCTTTGTCGACTTAGTTGAAGGACTCGATAACTTTCGCTCTGTGGAGCTGGGGGAACGCTTGGGTGCGGTCGATGATCGCCCGTTACTGGCACCGGCTGCGGGACGCATCTTGTTTCCTAAGTACCTAACTAGACAGCAACAATCGCAGCAGTCAAGTCGACCGACGGAAGTCTTGCGGATCATGCGCCAGATCACTGGGGCTGATCTGCCACCGTGA
- a CDS encoding DUF4256 domain-containing protein: MAKHTLSKTAAREILTQLESRFAQNMSRHRAIKWADVQKKLERFPDKLWSLAAMEDSGGEPDVLLYDATSDTYIFCDCAPESPDGRRSLCYDPDALKSRRENKPKDSAVGMAAAMGIELLTEDLYRTLQEHGPFDQKTSSWIATPSGVRERGGALFGDYRYGRVFTYHNGAESYYAARGFRGILKV, encoded by the coding sequence ATGGCTAAACACACACTGTCTAAAACTGCGGCGCGGGAGATACTCACTCAACTTGAGTCCCGCTTTGCACAAAACATGTCGCGCCATCGCGCCATCAAATGGGCAGATGTGCAAAAGAAACTGGAGCGCTTCCCTGATAAGCTTTGGTCACTCGCAGCAATGGAGGACTCCGGGGGCGAACCCGATGTGCTCCTTTACGACGCCACGTCTGACACCTATATTTTCTGCGACTGTGCACCAGAGAGCCCAGATGGGCGACGAAGCCTGTGTTATGACCCCGATGCACTGAAATCCCGCCGCGAAAATAAACCTAAAGACAGTGCCGTCGGGATGGCTGCCGCTATGGGTATCGAACTCTTAACGGAAGACCTATATCGCACTCTGCAAGAGCACGGGCCTTTCGACCAAAAAACCTCGAGCTGGATCGCGACTCCCAGCGGCGTCAGAGAACGCGGCGGAGCCCTCTTTGGGGATTACCGATACGGCCGCGTCTTCACTTACCACAACGGTGCTGAGTCTTATTATGCTGCAAGGGGATTTCGCGGGATTTTAAAAGTCTAG
- a CDS encoding DUF1801 domain-containing protein yields MNSMKEVDAYIAKQPARVAALLRVLRHEIHRAAPECEEVISYGMPAFKLTKALVYFAACKDHIGFYPTPSPIKKFAKELEKFRTSKGAIQLPLDEALPLALIRKIVKFRVSEVSGQKSPQNRKNHV; encoded by the coding sequence ATGAACAGCATGAAGGAAGTGGACGCTTATATTGCCAAGCAGCCGGCGAGGGTGGCGGCGCTACTTCGAGTCCTGCGTCACGAGATTCATCGGGCTGCCCCAGAATGTGAAGAGGTCATTTCCTACGGTATGCCCGCATTTAAACTTACTAAGGCCCTGGTATACTTTGCCGCATGCAAAGATCACATTGGTTTCTATCCCACGCCTTCGCCCATTAAGAAGTTTGCCAAAGAACTAGAGAAGTTTCGTACCAGCAAGGGCGCTATTCAGCTGCCTCTAGATGAGGCCCTGCCGTTAGCACTGATCCGAAAAATCGTCAAATTCAGGGTGAGCGAAGTTAGCGGGCAGAAATCGCCCCAAAACCGTAAAAATCATGTTTAG